The Fusobacterium pseudoperiodonticum DNA window TACAGAATTGTATAACAGTACTTTTACTGTTTTACTATCATCACTATTATAATATTCATACTCTTCAGAATCTCTATATACTTCAAGATCTGCTTCAGAATAAGAGTCCTTAAAATCATCATATACATCTTGATTTATATCTAAGACTTGAGGATAATCTCTAATCAAGTTTGAAATTTCCCATTTTGCAGTAAATCCATTATCATCTATATTTCTTTCAGTAGGTAAAACTCCTGAGAAACTTGGAGACTTCCAATTTGATTTTATGTCAAAATTATTTTTCTTTCCAAGTGGTAATATAGAAATCTTTCTACTTCCTCTAATATCTATATCTATTTCAAAAGGAATCTTATCTTCTTTCATCATTCCATCATATTCTGGACCAATTTGACCAGATATTCCACTAGTAAATAATGGATTTGCCATAGTCCCTGACATAGCTTCTAAATCTTTCTCTACATTTCCTAATTTAAATTTATTAACCTTAACTAAAGCTTTAGTATCAGATAATCCTATAGATAAATACGCTACCATATCATTTTTATCAGGAAAATCTTTAGGTGAAAAATATCCTGTTAATTTTATATTAGCTGTATAGACTGTAGCATTGTATATACCTCTATGTCTTAATTCATCTTTCATTTCTATAGTTGCATTAAGTTCTTCTGGTAATATAGCTAAACGTCTTTGTACTGGCTGAACTACAACATTTTTTTCATTTCTTATACTATCATCTTTACTAAGAGATGAATCAGTATATGATAAAGAAATTACTGGTGCTATAATCTTTTGACTTTTCCCCCATTCATTTCCTATTTCTGTAACAGTTTCTTTAAATAGTCTACCTCTTCTTTCTACTAATTTTCCTACAAAAAGTAAAGGTATTTGTAATATAATTACAAAAACTACTAGAAAAATTAATTTTTTCATAACTGGTGAGAATGGTTTTTTGTTGCTTGGAATTTTATATGAATTATTATCCATTTTTTTATTTTTTCTCCTTCCTATTTTCCTTATTTTTTAATAATATTTACCTTTTTTAGTATAGCATAATTTTGAAAAAAATGATAGAATAAGTCAACAATAATTTTAGGAGGAATAGATATGAAAAAAATTTTATTACTATGCTTATTTAGCATTTTAAGTATTTTTTCATTTGCTAATGACTGGGAATTTGGATCTGAAGGAGAACATATAATTCCTTTAAAAGGTTCAGCAGTTGCTATAAAAAAGGAAAAAATCACTTTAAAATTAACTGAAGATGGAATGCTTGTAAATGTTAAATTCACATTTAATAGTCCAAATGCTGAAAATAAAATAATAGGTTTTGTTACACCTGAAAGTGGAAACAATGAGGAATATGAAGAAAATTATTCTAAGACTAAAAGAAAAGCAGAACCTTTAAAAATTAAAAACTTTAAAACTTTTGTCAATGGAAAAGAAGTAAAATCTAATGTTGAATTATTATCTAAATTACTTTCAAGAGGAGTTTTAGATAATAATGTTATTAAAGAATATGTAGAAGAAGAAAAAAACTTCTATAACTATGTTTATTACTTCAATGCAAACTTTAAACAAGGAGAAAATGTTGTAGAACACAGTTATTATTACACTGGTTCTTATGGAATTTTTGAAAGAGATTTTGCTTATGTTGTAACTACTATTGCTAAATGGAAAAACAAGACTGTTGAAGATTTTGAAATTGAAGTTATTCCAGGAAAACACTTTGTAAAATTACCTTATACTTTCTGGAAAAATGGTAAAAAGATTGATTGGCAAATTTCTGGTAAAGGAAAGATGGTTTCTATAGCTCCAACTAATCCAAATAGTGATGAAAGCTATGGAATTGATAAGTATGGTGCTGTTTATTTAAATCTTGATAATGGTTCTGTAAAATACAAAACTAAAAACTTCTCTCCTGATACAGATTTCTATATGGTTCGTATAGATAATATTCCAGGTTTCGACTTTGAATTTCCTGCAGGAAAAGTACAAGGTTATAGATTTAAAGAAGGAGACTATAAGTTTAATGACTCATTCAATACTTTATTAAGTTCTGATGACAATGATTTAAAAAATCTAAGTGACTTACAACTTGATATTCTACGTAACTATCCTTATGCTATTGCTGGATATGATTTTGCTAGAAAAGATTTAAAAGACTATTACTCAGAATTTATCTGGTATAGACCTACATCTAAAAATGTAAAGATTAATCCTATCTATAATGATTTAATTAAATCAATCGATAAAATCAAGGCTAGTAGAAAAAAATAATATAGATTATTAGAAAATAAAAAGGCTGTTGCAAATAATTATTAAAATGCAACAGCCTATTATTTATTTT harbors:
- the creD gene encoding cell envelope integrity protein CreD, whose product is MDNNSYKIPSNKKPFSPVMKKLIFLVVFVIILQIPLLFVGKLVERRGRLFKETVTEIGNEWGKSQKIIAPVISLSYTDSSLSKDDSIRNEKNVVVQPVQRRLAILPEELNATIEMKDELRHRGIYNATVYTANIKLTGYFSPKDFPDKNDMVAYLSIGLSDTKALVKVNKFKLGNVEKDLEAMSGTMANPLFTSGISGQIGPEYDGMMKEDKIPFEIDIDIRGSRKISILPLGKKNNFDIKSNWKSPSFSGVLPTERNIDDNGFTAKWEISNLIRDYPQVLDINQDVYDDFKDSYSEADLEVYRDSEEYEYYNSDDSKTVKVLLYNSVTDYTQIYRACNYGFLFILMSLVIVYIFEIVSKKVAHYVQYIVVGFSLVMFYLLLLSLSEHLGFEMAYLVASLAIVIPNSLYIASMTDNKKFGIGMFIFLSGIYAILFSILRMEQYALLTGTLLILAVLYVVMYLTKKADIFFKLEEENNQ
- a CDS encoding YARHG domain-containing protein, whose amino-acid sequence is MKKILLLCLFSILSIFSFANDWEFGSEGEHIIPLKGSAVAIKKEKITLKLTEDGMLVNVKFTFNSPNAENKIIGFVTPESGNNEEYEENYSKTKRKAEPLKIKNFKTFVNGKEVKSNVELLSKLLSRGVLDNNVIKEYVEEEKNFYNYVYYFNANFKQGENVVEHSYYYTGSYGIFERDFAYVVTTIAKWKNKTVEDFEIEVIPGKHFVKLPYTFWKNGKKIDWQISGKGKMVSIAPTNPNSDESYGIDKYGAVYLNLDNGSVKYKTKNFSPDTDFYMVRIDNIPGFDFEFPAGKVQGYRFKEGDYKFNDSFNTLLSSDDNDLKNLSDLQLDILRNYPYAIAGYDFARKDLKDYYSEFIWYRPTSKNVKINPIYNDLIKSIDKIKASRKK